In the genome of Daucus carota subsp. sativus chromosome 9, DH1 v3.0, whole genome shotgun sequence, the window attgaaaattttgtttcgCCTAGTTTCCATGAAGATGTACAACTTAACTTGATACTCTCCTCACAAACGCCTTCCTCGTGGGTGGAGGATTAAGAGCTGGATGGAAGTACGCTTCTCACTACTGACACTCTATTATTTACCTTTTAATTTTTGACTCTAATAGCTGTTATGTGGCCAGGGCGCAACAATCGCTGACTTGCCAGAGATAGTCCTGTTTACTGGTTTAATGTTTGCGATTTTGTGCTTCTACAACAAATGTGGATCTCTCTTTACCAGTTTCTTGGTTGAGGAGTTTAACAACTTGACTGAGAAGTTTAAAACCCTGGTTGAAAAGATAGGGATTGAGGTGTGTTTTAATTTTGCTGTGAGTATCTGTGACTTCACATTTTACTGTAACCGCCTTGGTTTGAAATTTGGTGCTCAATAATGAATTGTGATTGTGTTTAGTTGCTTCTTGTAAGACTTCGCTAATGGTGTTAATCAAAGAACATGTAGGAATATATATAATCGCTATTGATTCTCTTCAATTCCAACAGTTATGATTATAAGCTTCTTCAGTTGTGTCTTTCATATATGCTAGATGCGTGTTTTTTTGGCTAAATGCTCATTAATCCTTATAAAAAGTGAAAATTTCCCCCAAACAgcaataataaatttgttttgtgtCTGTATACTACAATCTTTTAACCTCTTGTTAGAAATGTCGGTGATGTAATTGCCGAGCCAAAACCCACAATCTGCAAGTTGAGATATTGGTCTtgagtttataaaaatatagtgtAGTTTAATATGCAAAAAAAGTGTTGAAATCTAACCTTTCCTTTTCAAGCTGGTTCTCCTATCTCAAGGAATGTGATATGTGTGTCTTAAATACAATATGTTTTAATTTCATCGTTTACTTTTCACAGCTCAAGGAGAACAAGATCGAGTATTTGGGAGCTGTATTTCAGATATTAAACATAGCTTTTTCATCCTCTCTTTTAAGGGATGCACAGATATGGAAATCTTACTTCATAGCAGGCATAGGAATATTTACTTTTCTCTGTTACTGTGTTGAGGTCTCTGTGGAACTGAGGAGACTTGAGGTTATTAGAACATATATCCGTCCCGAGAGGATGAACAATATAGTAGTTTGGTTTTTTACTAAACAGCATGTTTTGCAGTGCCTCATCCCTCTAGCAACATGTGTTTATAAAAGCCATCACATGGAAGATGCTCAAGAAAGTGtttcatttataattcaaaTGTCCATTCATGTTGTAGCTCAGCTGGCATTCATGTATGCCCGTGATCGATACTATTTCTATGCAGCCAATTGACAACATTTCGCACAAAGGGAAAGAAACATTTGAGGAAGACAAACACGTCGTTGCTGAGAAGTTGCAGATGCAATTGTAGTGAAGGGGCACAGAGACATGGAGAAGAAATCTGCTGTGGCACTGACAGTGATGCCTGAGCTAGCCTGTTGACACGAGTACATGTAATTTACCAGTGTTACATAAGATTTGAGTTGTTTCTGGAACATGACATCAATCAGAAACTTAAAGTTTGCTTTAGCTTTTTAGCAATAACTCCAAATTCATTCGTAAAATATATTAGGTTTAAATTTTGTGCTGAGTTCTGACAATATCAATCTGAAATTGGCATCTTGAACTTTATGATAACAAGTCTTCACTTTCTTGTTTGCAAATTTCTTTCTAATTGTCAAAATATTCTGCAGAAGTGCAAGAGCTCTTTACATTTTCTACTGCTTGCTGCACAAACAGATGGCCAATGAATTACATGCACCCCTATCTATAAATGCAGACCGTATATGCCTCACCAGCAACAATAGGCAGAACTATCATAAAGACCTCAACAATGGCCGATTTTGCTTAAATTTCCGTCTTCCCTGCAGAATAATCTGATCGAATCAGGAAGCAGCCTCGTGTCTTCTGCAAATGATAGAAGAAATGATTAGCACGGTAACAGACGGGTTACATTGGCAGACTAAGTACACATAGCTTGTAGTTGAGTTATAATAGCGGATACTATACTTCATATCAAATTGATAAACTCATTCTTGCAGGATGTACCCAGAACAAGCAGGAGAGCAATAGAATAATGTTTGAAGaatacaaatacaaaacaaTTCTATTACCACA includes:
- the LOC108200287 gene encoding uncharacterized protein LOC108200287 isoform X1, encoding MEGATIADLPEIVLFTGLMFAILCFYNKCGSLFTSFLVEEFNNLTEKFKTLVEKIGIEVCFNFALKENKIEYLGAVFQILNIAFSSSLLRDAQIWKSYFIAGIGIFTFLCYCVEVSVELRRLEVIRTYIRPERMNNIVVWFFTKQHVLQCLIPLATCVYKSHHMEDAQESVSFIIQMSIHVVAQLAFMYARDRYYFYAAN
- the LOC108200287 gene encoding uncharacterized protein LOC108200287 isoform X2 encodes the protein MEGATIADLPEIVLFTGLMFAILCFYNKCGSLFTSFLVEEFNNLTEKFKTLVEKIGIELKENKIEYLGAVFQILNIAFSSSLLRDAQIWKSYFIAGIGIFTFLCYCVEVSVELRRLEVIRTYIRPERMNNIVVWFFTKQHVLQCLIPLATCVYKSHHMEDAQESVSFIIQMSIHVVAQLAFMYARDRYYFYAAN